The Desulfovibrio sp. genome segment TTGCGGGCTTCAATTGCGGGTTCTGGTATGGGGCCCCTGTTGTGACCTTGCCCGGCCACGGTTTGTCTTGCCGCCCGCAGCGGCCTGCATCTGCGCTGGCAGGTGCTGGGCGTCTGTGAAGCGCCTGATGGTCGCGCCTTTAATGATGCACAAATGATAGTCACTCCCCGCCGTGCGGCGGGCCGCCCCCTGGTGGGATAAAGGAGTCGTATGTACGTTTTTGCCTTTGCTCTTCAACTGATCGCCCTGCTGGCCGCCCTTGGCGGCGGTGGCCTGGCCCTTCTGCAACTGTGGCAAAACCGGGAAGACTCCCTGCCCGTGGTGGAAAAAGCCCACCTTGTCATTAGCGGCGCGCTTTTGCTGGCCTCGGCCCTGCTGTTGCACGCCCTGTTCTGGAATGACTTCAGCCTGTCTTACGTGGCCAGCTACACCGACCGCGTTTTGCCGGTGTTTTATCGCCTTACGGCCTTCTGGGCCGGTCAGCCCGGCTCCATGCTTTTTTGGGCGCTGGCCGTGGGCCTGAGCGGCAGCGCATTTGCCCTTACGCGGGCGTACAGAAATCTCAGCCGCCCCACGCGCCTGTGGTACTGGAGCTTTTTTTACGTCATCATGGGCTTTTTTGCCCTTATTCTCACCAGCTGGAGCAACCCCTTTGTGCTGCAGACGCCTGTTCCGGCAGACGGCAACGGCCTGAACCCCCTGCTTCAGAACCCCGGCATGATTTTTCACCCGCCGTTGCTGTTCCTTGGTTACGGCGGCTTTGCCGTGCCCGCCTGTCTGGCGCTGGCGCAGTGTCTTTCGGGGCAGAGCAGCACCGAGGGCGCGTGGTTTCGCCTTTCGCGGCCCTTCATCATTCTGGCCTGGCTGTTCCTTACTGCGGGCATAGTGCTTGGTGCCTGGTGGGCCTACATGGAACTGGGCTGGGGCGGCTACTGGGCATGGGACCCGGTGGAAAACGCTTCGCTGGTTCCGTGGCTGATCGCCACTGCCTCGCTGCATACCCTGATTGTTGAAGATCGCCGGGGCAAGCTTGGGCGCGTCAACGTGTCCATGATGGTGCTCACCACGGTCTCGGCCTTTTTCGCCACCTATCTGGTGCGCAGCGGCGTTATCGATTCTGTGCACGCCTTTGGCGACGGCAGCGTGGGCACGCCCCTCACCATCTTTGTGCTGAGCGGCCTTGTTATCGCCCTGTGGATTCCCTTTGCCGCGCCCAAAACCGGCAAGCCCCTTGCTGGGCTTGAAAGCCGTGAGGGCTTTCTGACCCTCGTCGCCTGGGTTTTGCTGGCGCTGGCCGTGATTATTCTGGTGGCCACCATGTGGCCTGTCATCAGCAAACTGTGGTCTGCCGCACCGCGTGGGCTTGATGCCCGCTTCTACAACCGTGTGTGTCTGCCGCTGGGCGCGCTGCTGGTGGTCATGATGGCCGCCTGTCCGTGGCTTGGCTGGGGCGGCGGCCTGCGCAACAAAAAAGGCTTTTTTGTTGTGATCGGCGGTTTTGTGGTCAGCGCCGTGGTCATATGGGCGCTTGGCTATCGCCAGCCCACTGCCCTGGTGGGCGCATCCGCCGCTGTGGGTATTGTGCTGGGGGCTATCATGCTGCTGGCCGACAAAGCCAACCGTGCACAGCCCGTAACCGTGGGTGCGCTGGGCGCGCACATGGGCATGGCCCTTGTGGCCATTGGCATTGCCTTTTCCGGCCCGTACACCACCGACCGTGAAATGATCCTCGCCAAGGGCGAAAGCGACACGGTGGGCGGCTACACGGCCACCCTGCTTGAACTGGGCGAGGGCCGCCGCGCCGACCACGAATACATCGTTGCGCAGCTGCAAATTTTCAAGGACGGCAAATCACTGGGTGTTGTATCGCCAGAACGCCGCCTGTACGACAAGTTTGGCAGCATGCAGTTTTCTGAAGTGGACGTGATCCCCGGTCTTGGCAACGAAATCTACGCCTCCCTGCTGGGGTTGGATGAAAATTCCAAGGTGGTGGTCAAGGTCAGCGTTGAGCCGCTGGTCAACTGGCTGTGGATAGGCGGCACCCTCATGTGCCTTGTGCCACTTGTGGGCCTGCGCCGCCGCAAGAATCCCGTGTCAGAGCCGGACAGCGGGAACAGCGCGGCCTAGCCGCAGGAGGCCCCTCTTGCTGGAACTTGTGCGCGTTGCCAAGGTCTATGGCGTCAAGGTTGTGTTTAAAGACATAAGCTGCGCCTTTGCTGCGGGCAGTGTTTCACTGCTTGTGGGCGGCAACGGCGCGGGTAAAAGCACGCTTATGCGCATAATGGCCGGGCTTTCGCGCCCCAGCGCGGGCGCGGCAAGGGTGGCCGATCAGGTTCGCGTTGGCTATCTGGGCCACGCCACCTTTCTGTATCCCGGCCTTACGGCGGTGGAGAATCTTGCCTTCTGGCGCGATGCCTACGACCTCAAGCTGACGAAAGACGACATCATGGCTGGGCTTACCCGCGTGGGGCTTGAAGCCCACGCCC includes the following:
- a CDS encoding cytochrome c-type biogenesis CcmF C-terminal domain-containing protein gives rise to the protein MYVFAFALQLIALLAALGGGGLALLQLWQNREDSLPVVEKAHLVISGALLLASALLLHALFWNDFSLSYVASYTDRVLPVFYRLTAFWAGQPGSMLFWALAVGLSGSAFALTRAYRNLSRPTRLWYWSFFYVIMGFFALILTSWSNPFVLQTPVPADGNGLNPLLQNPGMIFHPPLLFLGYGGFAVPACLALAQCLSGQSSTEGAWFRLSRPFIILAWLFLTAGIVLGAWWAYMELGWGGYWAWDPVENASLVPWLIATASLHTLIVEDRRGKLGRVNVSMMVLTTVSAFFATYLVRSGVIDSVHAFGDGSVGTPLTIFVLSGLVIALWIPFAAPKTGKPLAGLESREGFLTLVAWVLLALAVIILVATMWPVISKLWSAAPRGLDARFYNRVCLPLGALLVVMMAACPWLGWGGGLRNKKGFFVVIGGFVVSAVVIWALGYRQPTALVGASAAVGIVLGAIMLLADKANRAQPVTVGALGAHMGMALVAIGIAFSGPYTTDREMILAKGESDTVGGYTATLLELGEGRRADHEYIVAQLQIFKDGKSLGVVSPERRLYDKFGSMQFSEVDVIPGLGNEIYASLLGLDENSKVVVKVSVEPLVNWLWIGGTLMCLVPLVGLRRRKNPVSEPDSGNSAA